The following are from one region of the Ruficoccus sp. ZRK36 genome:
- a CDS encoding sigma-70 family RNA polymerase sigma factor, which yields MYNDERSSEELFALIQQGDQVALKLLIRRHLESLRRVARSIVHSDDLAKDVVNRLFEKLWRNRQKIQLRSDVNAYLVSAVRNEAKNLIRREERRTGGLLDHGDLNGYEVAVDTPGTPQLLENRELLCDVHQEVASLPDQQREVFRLFAFEGLSYREIAHRLGISPHTIKNHILKAREQLRKRLP from the coding sequence ATGTATAATGACGAACGCTCCAGCGAAGAGTTATTTGCCCTCATTCAGCAGGGCGATCAGGTGGCGTTGAAGCTTCTTATCCGCCGTCATCTTGAATCGTTGCGGCGGGTCGCCCGCAGTATTGTGCACAGTGACGACTTGGCGAAGGATGTCGTGAATCGCCTCTTTGAAAAGCTCTGGCGCAACCGGCAGAAGATCCAGTTGCGTTCCGACGTAAACGCCTACCTGGTCAGCGCCGTCCGCAACGAGGCCAAGAATCTTATTCGCCGTGAAGAACGTCGTACCGGTGGCCTGCTTGATCACGGCGACCTGAACGGCTACGAGGTCGCCGTGGATACGCCCGGCACCCCGCAGCTTCTGGAGAATCGTGAACTGCTCTGCGATGTTCATCAGGAGGTCGCTTCGCTTCCCGATCAGCAACGGGAAGTCTTCCGGCTCTTTGCCTTCGAGGGCCTGAGTTACCGCGAAATTGCCCACCGTCTGGGCATCTCGCCGCACACGATTAAGAACCATATCCTCAAGGCAAGAGAGCAACTGCGCAAACGGCTTCCCTGA
- a CDS encoding FecR domain-containing protein: MDLYDNDLDFLDLCIRVLSDKATDEDKQTLNRLMAVPGRRDFFLDVKNAWEVRKAPPYNERYEAEVDAAYREVCERVGLDPDLGAEEPALVPGSQEQVSPAHLVEFDIGKPTGSRWSRVMRNRAVAVTLTAAAACFALSAIVSSLWLERPQPDALVAGLPQEILVTGSGQQSSFTLPDGTKVRLNAASKLVVADDFGDGERRVELIGEGFFEVTHDTERPFTVEARGIETRVLGTRFNVRGYPEDSETEITLAQGRVEVRSGENDGVPTVLSPGQQYDYDWATHRQNVQPVNLDHALAWMQNRISFDKEPLPQALRELGRHYGVDFQLMSPELDSQTLSISFNDASLTNVLDGLELTGRLQFERHTENGKLMRIEVFSVK, encoded by the coding sequence ATGGACCTATACGACAACGACTTGGACTTTCTGGACCTGTGTATCCGGGTGCTTTCCGACAAGGCGACGGACGAGGACAAGCAGACGCTCAACCGCCTGATGGCGGTGCCGGGCAGGCGCGATTTTTTCCTGGATGTCAAGAATGCCTGGGAAGTCAGAAAAGCCCCGCCTTATAACGAACGCTATGAAGCCGAGGTCGATGCGGCGTACAGGGAAGTGTGTGAACGGGTCGGGCTCGATCCCGACCTTGGAGCAGAGGAACCGGCGCTCGTTCCCGGATCGCAGGAGCAGGTCAGTCCCGCTCATCTGGTCGAATTCGACATCGGCAAGCCGACCGGCTCGCGTTGGAGCCGCGTGATGCGTAACCGCGCCGTGGCCGTCACGCTGACAGCCGCCGCCGCCTGTTTCGCCCTTAGTGCGATTGTTTCCTCTCTCTGGTTGGAACGGCCTCAGCCGGACGCCCTTGTGGCCGGACTGCCGCAGGAAATTCTCGTCACCGGCAGCGGGCAGCAGTCCAGCTTTACCCTGCCTGACGGAACGAAAGTCCGTCTCAATGCCGCGAGCAAGCTGGTCGTGGCAGACGATTTCGGAGACGGAGAACGGCGCGTGGAATTGATCGGGGAAGGTTTCTTTGAAGTTACGCATGACACCGAACGCCCCTTTACCGTAGAGGCACGCGGCATTGAAACCCGCGTACTGGGAACGCGCTTCAACGTGCGCGGCTATCCCGAGGACAGCGAAACGGAGATTACGCTCGCACAGGGGCGGGTCGAAGTACGCTCCGGCGAGAACGACGGCGTACCGACCGTCCTTTCGCCCGGTCAGCAGTACGATTACGACTGGGCGACGCACAGGCAAAACGTCCAGCCGGTCAACCTCGATCATGCCCTGGCCTGGATGCAGAACCGCATCAGCTTCGACAAGGAGCCGCTGCCACAGGCGCTACGTGAGCTTGGCCGCCACTATGGGGTGGACTTCCAACTGATGTCCCCGGAACTGGACAGCCAGACCCTTTCCATTTCCTTTAACGACGCATCGCTGACCAACGTTCTCGACGGGTTGGAATTGACCGGACGCCTACAGTTCGAGCGCCACACCGAGAACGGCAAGCTGATGCGAATAGAAGTTTTTTCCGTCAAATAA
- a CDS encoding type II toxin-antitoxin system HicB family antitoxin, with amino-acid sequence MYKRRSKKPIRTNKSNKTRRAPGKTQISISLPTHLLDKIDQMADTVNRNRSNFISTEMIKIVGDN; translated from the coding sequence ATGTATAAAAGAAGATCTAAAAAACCAATTCGTACTAATAAGTCGAATAAGACGAGACGTGCGCCGGGTAAGACGCAAATCTCCATCAGCCTGCCGACGCACTTGCTCGACAAGATCGACCAGATGGCGGACACGGTGAATCGCAACCGGAGTAATTTCATCTCCACTGAGATGATTAAGATCGTTGGGGACAACTGA